One genomic segment of Drosophila melanogaster chromosome 3R includes these proteins:
- the CenB1A gene encoding centaurin beta 1A, isoform A, protein MRATIEFEECLKDSPRFRQFVSKEESDIEHLEQRLEKIIKLCNVAVDSGKEYVKNQSAFAMSLWDLQQHFLDNKNAHNALGKLIHCFQEMNKFHTILLDQASRTVLKNLSVFVKDDINQVKDYKGHFLKVSEGYDNALIKNAQASKNRPQEMQEAANILSASKSCFQHTALDYVNYITLAQARKVPSILSTLLDYYQACVTYYHQGFDLCNDFDEFFKNISEDLNALRGDYQQLEKAMQNRHMSVNRYCDSNTNSTSNKIEGYLFKKKSKGFKTWCRRWFYLSDNQLVYRKRSNEDSFSVMEEDLRICSVRPVNEGDRRFCFEVISPTKSHILQADSADMLSLWISALQHSIGAAIQHDSTHHSRPQSTNAPNNSLPAKRRIHWEEFLKIPGNAYCCDCRSPEPRWASINLGITLCIECSGVHRSLGVHYSKVRSLTLDAWESENVKVMMELGNEVVNRIYEARIGDDCGLKKPTEQCEIGVREAWIKAKYVERRFVCGMPKPQELLASETAEVLSIDSGGVVEDGESGGSGIAKRATLSLGGTRKWAVKKLRRRQKQRSIPKTLSDDPSIYNTAKTGDELEDDDDDESINIPSMSLSISRDDLLVIGDDLALDRLETPGILGSDQESTDGESDAESPEELPFSQLDANQLLYMASVVHNLPVMCMAFALGADKMWKNPQDRQRSFLHQAVISGSVMACEFLLLNGAAIDAVDEMGYSALHISTAKGHIAQVYLLLKHKAAYDLSSSDGKKALDIAVDQENADIVTLLRLTQLNDEIGPNDEYNGEDETYKNVMKDFSKLPASQTRVLRQRHDSNTLESQRSSLTNSD, encoded by the exons ATGCGCGCCACCATCGAGTTCGAGGAGTGCCTGAAGGATTCTCCCAGATTCAG ACAATTTGTTTCCAAGGAGGAGAGCGACATCGAGCACTTGGAGCAGCGCTTGGAGAAAATCATCAAGCTGTGCAATGTGGCCGTGGACTCGGGCAAGGAGTATGTCAAGAACCAGAG CGCCTTTGCCATGTCCCTGTGGGATCTACAACAGCACTTTCTCGACAATAAGAACGCGCACAATGCGCTGGGCAAGCTGATTCACTGCTTCCAG GAGATGAACAAGTTCCACACCATACTCTTGGATCAGGCTAGCCGCACGGTGCTTAAAAATCTCAGTGTGTTCGTGAAGGACGACATTAACCAGGTGAAGGACTATAAGGGACATTTTCTCAAGGTTTCCGAAGGCTATGACAATGCGCTGATTAAAAACGCTCAG GCCAGCAAAAACCGACCGCAGGAGATGCAGGAGGCTGCCAATATCCTTTCTGCCTCGAAATCGTGCTTCCAACACACCGCTCTGGATTATGTCAACTATATAACGCTAGCGCAGGCTCGCAAGGTCCCCTCAATACTATCCACG CTGTTGGATTACTATCAGGCGTGCGTGACCTATTACCACCAGGGCTTCGATCTGTGCAACGACTTCGACGAGTTCTTTAAGAATATCAGCGAGGATTTGAACGCTTTGCGCGGTGACTATCAGCAGCTGGAGAAGGCCATGCAGAATCGCCATATGAGCGTTAATCGCTACTGCGACTCGAACACCAATAGCACGTCCAACAAGATCGAGGGCTACCTATTCAAGAAGAAGTCCAAGGGCTTCAAGACCTGGTGCCGACGATGGTTCTACCTCAGCGACAACCAGCTCGTATATAG AAAACGCAGCAACGAGGACTCGTTCTCGGTCATGGAGGAGGATCTGCGCATCTGCAGCGTGCGCCCGGTAAACGAGGGTGACCGCCGTTTCTGCTTCGAGGTCATCTCGCCGACCAA atcTCACATCCTGCAGGCTGACTCCGCTGACATGCTTTCCCTGTGGATTTCCGCGCTACAGCACAGCatcggtgctgccatccaGCATGACTCCACGCATCACTCGCGACCACAATCGACGAACGCACCCAATAATTCGCTGCCCGCAAAGCGTAGAAT CCACTGGGAAGAGTTCCTGAAGATACCGGGCAACGCATATTGTTGCGATTGCAGGAGCCCCGAACCACGCTGGGCCTCCATTAACTTGGGCATCACCCTGTGCATCGAGTGCTCCGGAGTGCACAGAAGCCTGGGTGTGCACTACAGCAAGGTGCGTTCCCTGACGCTGGATGCCTGGGAGTCGGAGAACGTGAAGGTAATGATGGAGCTCGGCAACGAGGTGGTTAACCGCATCTATGAGGCACGCATCGGCGATGATTGTGGGCTCAAAAAGCCCACGGAGCAGTGCGAGATCGGAGTGCGCGAGGCTTGGATCAAGGCGAAGTACGTGGAGCGGCGGTTCGTCTGCGGTATGCCCAAACCGCAGGAGCTGCTGGCCAGCGAGACAGCCGAAGTGCTGAGCATAGACAGTGGCGGCGTGGTAGAGGACGGCGAGAGTGGAGGCAGTGGTATCGCTAAGCGAGCTACTCTGTCGCTGGGCGGCACGCGAAAGTGGGCGGTGAAGAAACTTCGACGAAGGCAGAAGCAGCGCTCGATCCCAAAAACGTTGAGCGATGATCCGAGCATCTATAACACAGCCAAAACCGGCGACGAGTTGgaagatgacgatgatgatgaatcCATCAACATTCCCTCGATGTCACTAAGCATTTCACGCGACGATTTGCTTGTGATCGGCGATGACCTGGCTCTTGACAGACTAGAGACTCCCGGCATTCTGGGCAGCGATCAAGAGAGCACCGATGGCGAGTCAGATGCGGAGTCGCCAGAGGAACTGCCCTTCTCCCAGCTAGACGCCAATCAATTGCTGTACATGGCTTCGGTGGTGCACAATCTACCAGTGATGTGCATGGCCTTCGCATTGGGTGCCGACAAGATGTGGAAAAATCCCCAAGACCGGCAACGATCGTTTCTGCACCAGGCCGTCATTTCCGGCTCCGTGATGGCCTGCGAGTTTTTGCTACTAAACGGAGCCGCCATCGATGCTGTGGACGAGATGGGCTACAGCGCCCTGCACATATCAACGGCCAAGGGTCACATCGCCCAAGTGTATTTGCTGTTGAAGCATAAAGCTGCATACGACCTCTCCTCCAGTGACGGAAAGAAGGCTCTGGACATTGCAGTGGACCAGGAAAACGCAGACATTGTAACGCT ACTCCGATTGACACAACTGAATGACGAGATTGGACCCAACGACGAGTACAATGGCGAAGATGAGACGTACAAGAACGTAATGAAGGACTTCTCCAAGTTACCAGCCAGCCAGACGCGAGTTCTGCGCCAGCGGCACGACTCAAATACACTCGAATCGCAGCGCAGCTCGCTTACAAACTCCGACTAG
- the CG6738 gene encoding uncharacterized protein has translation MSAEKWEKNEEIRIFREYLRIPSVHPNIDYTACVEFIKRQADSLNLPVEVVFPAVKSKPVVIIKWEGSQPKLPSIILSSHMDVVPVFPEMWTHEPFSADIDEEGRIFARGAQDMKSVGTQYLGAIRLLRADGFQPKRTLYVTFVPDEEIGGIHGMAAFVETDFYKQMNVGFSLDEGGTSASDVHHLFYAERIRWILKLKVAGTAGHGSLLLPDTAGVKLNYVLNKLTEFRESQIQRLKNDKSLSIGDVTTVNLTQLSGGVQSNVVPPLFEAIFDIRLAITLDLVAFEREIRNWCEEAGGGIDIEFPLKEAYVAATRLDDSNPYWLALKVALDELGLKVKPIVCFAVTDCRFIRQQGTPAIGFSPIINTTVLIHDHDEFLRADDYLNGIQVYKKIIPNLTEV, from the exons ATGAGTGccgaaaaatgggaaaagaaCGAGGAAATTCGAATATTCCGGGAGTATTTGCGAATTCCATCTGTACACCCTAATATTGATTATA CTGCTTGTGTGGAGTTTATTAAGCGGCAGGCAGATTCCCTCAATCTGCCCGTGGAAGTAGTTTTTCCAGCTGTTAAATCAAAACCTGTGGTGATCATTAAATGGGAAGGAAGCCAGCCAAAGTTGCCCTCAATCATTTTAAGCTCGCACATGGACGTGGTTCCTGTATTCCCGGAAATGTGGACCCATGAACCCTTCTCCGCCGACATCGACGAGGAGGGTAGGATCTTTGCACGAGGTGCTCAGGACATGAAATCGGTGGGCACTCAGTATCTAGGAGCTATACGCCTGCTGAGGGCTGATGGCTTTCAGCCGAAAAGGACGCTCTATGTAACCTTTGTTCCTGACGAGGAGATTGGAGGCATCCATGGCATGGCAGCGTTCGTTGAAACTGACTTTTACAAACAAATGAATGTGGGATTCAGCTTGGACGAGGGTGGAACTAGTGCTTCTGATGTTCATCACTTGTTCTACGCCGAGCGTATACGATGGA TTCTCAAATTGAAAGTTGCTGGAACCGCCGGTCATGGTTCTCTATTGTTGCCCGATACAGCCGGAGTTAAGTTGAACTATGTGTTGAACAAGCTGACGGAGTTCCGTGAATCGCAAATCCAGCGACTGAAAAACGACAAAAGCCTGAGCATCGGGGATGTGACCACGGTGAATCTCACCCAGTTGAGTGGCGGAGTGCAGAGCAATGTGGTTCCACCGCTTTTTGAGGCCATTTTCGACATACGTCTAGCCATAACCCTGGATTTGGTTGCATTTGAGCGGGAAATTCGAAATTGGTGCGAGGAGGCAGGTGGAGGCATTGACATCGAGTTCCCACTGAAAGAGGCCTATGTGGCGGCCACCAGGCTGGATGATTCAAACCCCTATTGGTTAGCTTTGAAAGTCGCTCTGGATGAACT GGGTCTTAAAGTTAAGCCGATAGTGTGTTTTGCAGTCACCGATTGTCGTTTTATTCGCCAGCAGGGAACCCCAGCAATTGGTTTCTCACCCATCATAAACACTACAGTACTAATCCATGACCATGATGAATTTTTAAGGGCTGATGATTATTTGAATGGCATACAAGTTTACAAGAAGATTATTCCTAATCTCACTGAAGTCTAG
- the CG31365 gene encoding uncharacterized protein has protein sequence MDAQPSYPDLATLCRLCLKEHQDAYAIFDEDDTQLSIPVRLMACVALDAKATDTLPKRICQECRYQLEKSFLFRQRCQWAEKKLRKHIRLLGLGKRSRVFSKDPDDYDEDELEFEDSIAFIEVQDKVRKLEDEKWREDFKEEQAAEMHKRLVKSRLELRAKLTTELRKELAEEVRSEVRKELAEEVRSQVRDDLRNEVSEDIRKEQLAMLLGELEVYLTEKKAGRWESLDGSEPETKPQVKEDASPSRSKTKALPKRRPSLVDANLKATEARKDAKEEEFILGCNTDPANNSDVNIDGLELDEEVPAESGEDFREINMVGSDVVHTDNGEIYIINSASSEDQNQDSTPEFDQDNGITSYNIKEDGEIQFSGEKPEEIEDVVVFNLGEEISQEQQVFSFHENVIIVEKEQNDRDEQTPLKRKRSSELVFKQESSCPQPKTGRITDTVKSFQCHLCPVAFPTQKLLTRHHNTHIKGLKSGKGGTLKCPSCALQLSCASSLKRHMIIHTGLKPFKCSECELSFSQREVLKRHMDTHTGVKRHQCPQCSSCFAQKSNLQQHIGRVHMGNSRTHKCHLCHRSFNHVSGLSRHLVTHAGVMFSCKQCGRQFNDRSAVQRHVTTMHKVKNKLTDYISETNEFQAVA, from the exons ATGGATGCACAGCCGTCGTATCCCGATTTGGCGACCCTGTGCCGCCTTTGCCTCAAGGAGCACCAGGATGCGTACGCGATCTTCGACGAGGACGACACCCAGCTCTCGATACCCGTGCGCCTGATGGCCTGCGTCGCACTGGACGCCAAGGCGACGGATACTCTGCCGAAGAGGATCTGCCAGGAGTGCCGCTATCAGCTGGAGAAGTCATTCCTGTTCCGGCAGCGCTGCCAATGGGCGGAGAAGAAGCTTCGCAAGCATATCCGACTTCTGGGTCTCGGGAAGCGAAGCCGCGTCTTCTCCAAGGATCCGGACGATTATGACGAGGACGAGCTGGAGTTCGAGGACTCTATTGCCTTCATCGAGGTGCAGGACAAAGTGCGCAAGCTTGAGGACGAAAAGTGGCGAGAAGATTTTAAGGAAGAACAGGCGGCGGAAATGCACAAACGGCTGGTCAAATCTCGTCTAGAACTTCGAGCGAAACTGACCACCGAACTGCGCAAGGAACTAGCGGAGGAGGTGCGCAGTGAGGTTCGCAAGGAGCTGGCCGAGGAGGTGCGCAGCCAGGTTAGAGATGACCTGCGAAACGAGGTGAGCGAGGACATAAGAAAAGAGCAGCTGGCCATGCTGTTGGGCGAATTGGAGGTGTATCTTACCGAGAAAAAGGCCGGTCGGTGGGAGTCTTTGGATGGGTCCGAACCAGAGACCAAGCCGCAAGTCAAGGAAGATGCCTCCCCTTCTAGGTCAAAAACTAAAGCTCTTCCAAAGCGACGACCCAGCTTGGTCGACGCCAATCTAAAGGCGACAGAGGCCAGGAAGGATGCAAAAGAAGAGGAATTCATATTGGGCTGCAATACCGACCCCGCAAATAATAGCGATGTAAACATAGATGGCCTCGAACTGGACGAGGAAGTGCCCGCGGAAAGCGGTGAAGACTTCAGGGAAATCAACATGGTTGGATCAGATGTAGTGCACACAGACAATGGAGAGATTTACATCATAAACTCTGCCAGCTCAGAGGATCAAAACCAGGACTCCACTCCCGAATTTGACCAGGACAACGGAATCACCTCCTATAACA TCAAAGAAGACGGCGAAATTCAGTTCAGTGGCGAAAAGCCAGAGGAAATCGAAGACGTGGTCGTGTTTAATCTGGGCGAGGAGATATCTCAGGAGCAACAGGTCTTCAGCTTCCATGAAAATGTCATTATAGTG GAAAAAGAACAGAACGATAGAGATGAGCAGACGCCCCTCAAACGAAAGAGATCGAGTGAGTTGGTGTTCAAGCAGGAGTCCAGTTGTCCTCAACCAAAAACCGGTCGAATTACGGACACGGTGAAGTCGTTCCAGTGCCATTTGTGCCCGGTGGCATTTCCTACGCAGAAACTTCTGACGCGCCACCACAACACCCACATTAAGGGACTGAAAAGTGGAAAGGGCGGCACGCTCAAGTGTCCCAGCTGCGCACTGCAACTGTCGTGCGCCAGCTCGCTCAAACGCCACATGATTATCCACACGGGCCTGAAACCCTTCAAGTGCAGCGAGTGCGAACTGTCCTTCTCCCAGCGCGAAGTGCTCAAGCGTCACATGGACACCCATACGGGAGTAAAGCGCCATCAGTGCCCCCAATGCTCGAGCTGCTTTGCCCAGAAGTCCAACCTGCAGCAGCACATTGGCCGCGTGCATATGGGCAACTCTCGGACGCACAAGTGTCATCTGTGTCATCGTAGCTTCAATCATGTTTCGGGCCTCAGTCGCCATCTGGTCACCCACGCTGGCGTCATGTTCTCCTGCAAACAGTGCGGCCGTCAGTTTAACGATCGCAGTGCGGTCCAGAGACATGTAACCACAATGCACAAGGTGAAGAACAAGCTCACAGACTACATATCCGAGACGAACGAGTTTCAAGCTGTGGCCTAG
- the CenB1A gene encoding centaurin beta 1A, isoform B, which yields MQNRHMSVNRYCDSNTNSTSNKIEGYLFKKKSKGFKTWCRRWFYLSDNQLVYSDLDSHCRKRSNEDSFSVMEEDLRICSVRPVNEGDRRFCFEVISPTKSHILQADSADMLSLWISALQHSIGAAIQHDSTHHSRPQSTNAPNNSLPAKRRIHWEEFLKIPGNAYCCDCRSPEPRWASINLGITLCIECSGVHRSLGVHYSKVRSLTLDAWESENVKVMMELGNEVVNRIYEARIGDDCGLKKPTEQCEIGVREAWIKAKYVERRFVCGMPKPQELLASETAEVLSIDSGGVVEDGESGGSGIAKRATLSLGGTRKWAVKKLRRRQKQRSIPKTLSDDPSIYNTAKTGDELEDDDDDESINIPSMSLSISRDDLLVIGDDLALDRLETPGILGSDQESTDGESDAESPEELPFSQLDANQLLYMASVVHNLPVMCMAFALGADKMWKNPQDRQRSFLHQAVISGSVMACEFLLLNGAAIDAVDEMGYSALHISTAKGHIAQVYLLLKHKAAYDLSSSDGKKALDIAVDQENADIVTLLRLTQLNDEIGPNDEYNGEDETYKNVMKDFSKLPASQTRVLRQRHDSNTLESQRSSLTNSD from the exons ATGCAGAATCGCCATATGAGCGTTAATCGCTACTGCGACTCGAACACCAATAGCACGTCCAACAAGATCGAGGGCTACCTATTCAAGAAGAAGTCCAAGGGCTTCAAGACCTGGTGCCGACGATGGTTCTACCTCAGCGACAACCAGCTCGTATATAG TGATTTGGATTCGCATTGCAGAAAACGCAGCAACGAGGACTCGTTCTCGGTCATGGAGGAGGATCTGCGCATCTGCAGCGTGCGCCCGGTAAACGAGGGTGACCGCCGTTTCTGCTTCGAGGTCATCTCGCCGACCAA atcTCACATCCTGCAGGCTGACTCCGCTGACATGCTTTCCCTGTGGATTTCCGCGCTACAGCACAGCatcggtgctgccatccaGCATGACTCCACGCATCACTCGCGACCACAATCGACGAACGCACCCAATAATTCGCTGCCCGCAAAGCGTAGAAT CCACTGGGAAGAGTTCCTGAAGATACCGGGCAACGCATATTGTTGCGATTGCAGGAGCCCCGAACCACGCTGGGCCTCCATTAACTTGGGCATCACCCTGTGCATCGAGTGCTCCGGAGTGCACAGAAGCCTGGGTGTGCACTACAGCAAGGTGCGTTCCCTGACGCTGGATGCCTGGGAGTCGGAGAACGTGAAGGTAATGATGGAGCTCGGCAACGAGGTGGTTAACCGCATCTATGAGGCACGCATCGGCGATGATTGTGGGCTCAAAAAGCCCACGGAGCAGTGCGAGATCGGAGTGCGCGAGGCTTGGATCAAGGCGAAGTACGTGGAGCGGCGGTTCGTCTGCGGTATGCCCAAACCGCAGGAGCTGCTGGCCAGCGAGACAGCCGAAGTGCTGAGCATAGACAGTGGCGGCGTGGTAGAGGACGGCGAGAGTGGAGGCAGTGGTATCGCTAAGCGAGCTACTCTGTCGCTGGGCGGCACGCGAAAGTGGGCGGTGAAGAAACTTCGACGAAGGCAGAAGCAGCGCTCGATCCCAAAAACGTTGAGCGATGATCCGAGCATCTATAACACAGCCAAAACCGGCGACGAGTTGgaagatgacgatgatgatgaatcCATCAACATTCCCTCGATGTCACTAAGCATTTCACGCGACGATTTGCTTGTGATCGGCGATGACCTGGCTCTTGACAGACTAGAGACTCCCGGCATTCTGGGCAGCGATCAAGAGAGCACCGATGGCGAGTCAGATGCGGAGTCGCCAGAGGAACTGCCCTTCTCCCAGCTAGACGCCAATCAATTGCTGTACATGGCTTCGGTGGTGCACAATCTACCAGTGATGTGCATGGCCTTCGCATTGGGTGCCGACAAGATGTGGAAAAATCCCCAAGACCGGCAACGATCGTTTCTGCACCAGGCCGTCATTTCCGGCTCCGTGATGGCCTGCGAGTTTTTGCTACTAAACGGAGCCGCCATCGATGCTGTGGACGAGATGGGCTACAGCGCCCTGCACATATCAACGGCCAAGGGTCACATCGCCCAAGTGTATTTGCTGTTGAAGCATAAAGCTGCATACGACCTCTCCTCCAGTGACGGAAAGAAGGCTCTGGACATTGCAGTGGACCAGGAAAACGCAGACATTGTAACGCT ACTCCGATTGACACAACTGAATGACGAGATTGGACCCAACGACGAGTACAATGGCGAAGATGAGACGTACAAGAACGTAATGAAGGACTTCTCCAAGTTACCAGCCAGCCAGACGCGAGTTCTGCGCCAGCGGCACGACTCAAATACACTCGAATCGCAGCGCAGCTCGCTTACAAACTCCGACTAG
- the Rassf gene encoding Ras association family member, translating to MWKCHKCGKPVYFAERKQSIGYDWHPECLRCEECGKRLNPGQHAEHKSVPYCHVPCYGALFGPQLFGHGTRVESHKSYGVKGAQKPTGAQANGPPLPRDHLESKLKVYNQFYDNKSLEIRSREVNNRLVLEGALRVYWGVQGVIHLKEDDDQRILVRKRNSCRVSKAANESSSDKENEASESLAPPTTTTAEVDQLSTDVSLSESMTFDSCSLNEISELPTTPEDASANTTANSKEQTNGNVCNDDEDTTTTDSSGTLVEAPTASTSCVSSTLPSKLDRLEKLDWDDIDDLLQVERRHNDKDRIYETMPVKLPSSQSSSDSSPSKTSTETTTTTESSSTQSASTNTSSTDDFMTATGSLTANTNTQNTTTVSTTETSLDNFETCDDATLKPIDFEDFKRSVHQDYVNGANSFTEPNEGTLKRNQPIDPSRIHDSLKLYGENSAMSKSFNCEHALRSIDPTLINDTMNLRSSVGSPHSAQRQYALQKSGSATVTSRDQKKPYQQGRQLFEKGINRSKSGPSCFVYSDSDDDDEATLRPQRMATIRRSDIPQRYIQIQMDCYPKENVAAASEGESSRADAPSITSGAAAGDELTQTEDLYTASEGVDGPDGDGSAGLHVTEDGVVLRRPPRTGASAIKRRSGNRRSRTKLKRRCSINGHYYNRETSFFTPPYGSQMSVWVSSMVTTTEVINLVLEKYKVDSSPGNFSLFIVRDNGEQKRLKDDEYPLITRVTLGPHEDVARIFLVDSRKTDEISNEVAQFLNLSLPECRAILERYDQELAREVAKIKERYAELRRRIVSRMESLKVHL from the exons ATGTGGAAGTGCCACAAGTGCGGCAAACCCGTTTACTTCG CGGAACGTAAACAATCGATCGGCTACGATTGGCATCCGGAATGTTTGCGCTGCGAGGAATGCGGCAAACGCTTAAATCCCGGCCAGCATGCTGAG CACAAAAGTGTGCCCTACTGCCATGTGCCCTGCTATGGCGCCCTGTTTGGACCCCAGTTGTTTGGCCACGGCACCCGGGTGGAATCGCACAAAAGCTATGGGGTGAAGGGAGCCCAGAAGCCAACCGGAGCTCAGGCCAATGGCCCGCCACTCCCACGTGATCACCTGGAGTCCAAACTTAAG GTCTACAACCAATTCTACGACAACAAAAGCCTGGAGATACGTAGTCGTGAGGTCAACAACCGGTTGGTGCTGGAAGGCGCGCTTAGAGTTTACTGGGGCGTGCAGGGAGTGATTCATCTCAAGGAGGACGATGATCAGCGCATCTTAGTGCGCAAAAGGAACTCTTGCCGTGTGTCCAAGGCTGCCAAT GAAAGCAGTTCGGATAAGGAAAACGAAGCTAGCGAATCGCTGGctccgcccaccaccaccacagccGAGGTCGATCAACTATCCACGGATGTTTCCCTTTCCGAGAGCATGACCTTCGACTCCTGTAGCCTGAACGAGATCTCCGAGTTGCCCACAACCCCAGAAGATGCCTCGGCCAACACCACAGCCAACAGCAAAGAGCAGACCAATGGTAATGTGTGCAACGACGACGAGGATACGACCACGACGGACTCATCTGGAACCCTGGTGGAGGCTCCTACTGCCAGCACAAGTTGTGTGTCCAGCACATTGCCTTCGAAGTTGGACCGTCTGGAAAAACTGGATTGGGACGACATAGACGATCTGCTGCAGGTAGAGAGACGTCACAACGACAAGGATCGCATTTATGAAACTATGCCTGTCAAACTGCCGTCGTCGCAATCCTCCAGCGACAGTTCGCCCAGCAAAACATCCACAGAGACCACTACGACCACTGAATCAAGCTCGACTCAATCGGCATCAACAAACACCAGCAGCACGGATGATTTTATGACCGCCACGGGATCGTTGACTGCCAACACCAATACGCAGAATACAACAACGGTGTCTACTACTGAGACCTCTCTGGATAACTTCGAGACTTGCGATGACGCTACCCTGAAGCCTATTGATTTCGAGGACTTTAAGCGTAGTGTCCACCAGGACTATGTAAATGGGGCCAACTCCTTTACGGAGCCCAATGAGGGCACCCTTAAGCGTAATCAACCAATTGATCCCTCTCGCATTCACGACTCCCTTAAGCTCTACGGCGAGAATTCAGCGATGAGCAAAAGCTTTAATTGTGAGCATGCATTGCGGTCAATAGATCCCACTTTAATCAACGACACCATGAATCTGCGCAGTAGTGTGGGCTCTCCTCACTCCGCACAGCGTCAGTACGCCTTACAAAAGAGTGGATCGGCCACAGTAACCAGCAGGGATCAAAAGAAGCCATATCAACAGGGGCGGCAGTTGTTCGAAAAGGGCATCAACCGCTCCAAATCGGGACCCAGCTGTTTTGTGTACTCCGACagcgatgacgacgacgaggcCACGCTGCGTCCCCAACGTATGGCCACCATTCGACGCAGCGACATACCTCAGCGGTACATACAAATCCAGATGGACTGTTATCCCAAAGAGAATGTGGCTGCTGCTAGCGAAGGTGAGTCAAGTCGGGCAGATGCTCCATCCATAACCAGTGGTGCAGCGGCCGGCGATGAGCTTACGCAAACCGAGGATTTGTACACTGCAAGCGAGGGCGTTGATGGTCCAGACGGAGATGGATCGGCTGGGTTGCATGTGACGGAAGATGGAGTTGTGCTGAGAAGACCTCCACGCACAGGAGCTTCTGCCATCAAGCGACGAAGTGGCAATCGTCG TTCTCGTACCAAGCTGAAACGTCGGTGCTCTATCAATGGTCACTACTACAATCGGGAGACGTCGTTTTTCACGCCGCCCTACGGTTCTCAAATGTCAGTGTGGGTCTCCTCGATGGTGACCACCACTGAGGTTATCAACTTGGTGCTGGAGAAATACAAGGTGGACAGTTCGCCTGGCAATTTTTCACTCTTCATTGTTCGCGACAATGGTGAACAGAAACGTCTCAAGGACGACGAATATCCTTTGATAACGCGCGTCACTTTGGGACCTCATGAGGATGTGGCTCGTATATTTTTAGTGGATTCTCGCAAAACTGATGAAATCAG TAATGAAGTTGCtcaatttttgaatttatctTTGCCCGAGTGCCGTGCTATTCTGGAGCGCTACGACCAGGAACTGGCCCGCGAAGTGGCCAAAATAAAGGAAAG ATACGCCGAATTGCGACGTCGTATTGTCAGTCGCATGGAATCTCTGaaagtgcatttgtaa